DNA from Actinoplanes sp. SE50/110:
GACGCGCTGCTCACCGTGCGGGCCGGGCTGAACGGACTCTCGGTGACCGAGGTGCCGTCCGCGGCCGCCGCCCGGCCGGTGCCGCTCGTCGAGGCCGTCGGCGCGCTGCTCGGCGAATGGCACACCCGGCGCCGGGTGGCCCCACCCGCACCGGCGGAGAGCATCGTGGTGCTGACCGGGAAGGCGGACCCGGAGCAGACCCGGGTGCTCCCCCGCATCGGGACCGACGCGGTGCTGCCGCGGACCTCGCGTCCGGCCGCGTACGCCGGGGTGGACCGCCGTCAGGGCCCACGCCGGCTCCGGGCCCTGGAGAAGGAGCAGGCCACCCGCCCCCGCCTGCGCGTGATCAACGGCGAGGGCGGCGGCACCGGACCGCGTACCGGCACCTTGCGGTCGGTACCACCGGCGATCTGAGCCTCAGGAGCGGTCGCGCAGCCGCGGCAGGATCTCGGCCGCGTAGAGGCGCAGGAAGCGCTCCTGGTCCGGCCCGGGCGCGTGGAACACCAGGTGCTTGAAGCCCATGTCCAGGTATTCGGTCACCTTGGCGGCGTGCTCGGCCGGGTCGGAGGAGACGATCCACCGGGTGGCGGTCCGCTCGACCGGCAGTGCGTCGGCGAGCCGCTGCATCTCGACCGGGTCCTCGACGCCGGTCTTCTCCTCCGGGGAGAGCGCCAGCGCACCCCAGTAGTGGGTGTCGTTGCGGGCGCGGTCGATGTCGTCGTCGAAGGACACCTTGACCTCGATCATCAGATCCAGGTCGTCGATCTTCTTGCCGCCCTTCTCCGCGCCCTCCGTTACGGCCGGCAGCAGCGTGTCGGTGTAGAGCGCGTGCCCCTTGCCGCTGGTCGTGATGAACCCGTCCCCGATCCGGCCGGCCAGCCGGGTCGCGGCCGGGCCGGACGCGCCGATGTAGATCGGGACCGGCGTCGACGGCTTGTCGTAGATGGTGACGTTCTCGGTCTTGTAGAACTGCCCCTCGTACGTCACCCGGTCCTCGGCCCAGAGCTTCTGGATCAGCAGGACCGCTTCCTTGAGCCGGGCGAACCGCTCCTTGCCGTCCGGCCACTGCGTGCCGAGCGCCACCTCGTTGAGCGACTCGCCGGAGCCGACGCCGAGGATGGCGCGGCCGGGCGCGAGGCAGCCCAGGGTGGCGAAGGCCTGCGCGACGACGGCCGGGTGGTAGCGGAAGGTCGGGGTCAGCACGCTGGTGCCGACCAGGACCCTTTCGGTGCGCGCGGCGAGTGCCCCGAGCCACGGCAGCGCGGCCGGAGCGTGCCCGCCGTCGTGCCGCCACGGTTGCAGGTGATCGCTGACGAAGACCGAGTCGAAACCGAGCTCCTCGGCGAGAATGCCGTACCGGAGCAGGTCAGCCGGAGCGAACTGCTCCGCCGACGCCTTGTACCCGAACCGAATCATGAAACTCACACTATCCCGCGGCGCGGTAGGCCTTGCCCGCCTCGGTGGGGCTGTGCCCGTCCCGGTAGAGGCCGAAGTCGACGCTGTCACCGACGGCCGGCAGCCCGAACCAGGCGTAACGCTCGACGTACGACCGTTTCTGCAACCCCGCCGTGGCGCCCTCGATGAAGGCCACCTTCTGGGCGTCGCTGGGGTATTTCGGCGATCCGGAGAAGTTCATCAGGCCGAACTCGGTGATCCAGATCGGCTTGCCGTACCGCTGGTGCACCGCGTCGACGTAACCGAGGAACTGGCTGACCGCCGCGGCGCTGAAGTCCGAGCCGTACCAGTGCAGGGCGATCGCGTCGACCCGCAGCTTCTTCGCCTCGGCGCCGGCCATGAACCGGTCGAGCCAGCCGCCGGCGGTGTCCCCGCCGTACGCCACCGCCGGGCTGACCAGGCGCATCCCGGTCGCCTGGAGCTGCGGCCAGGCGGCCAGGGCGTCCTCGACGCTCATGTTGGCCTGCCCGCCCATGTCCGGCTCGTTGAAGCCGAGCAGCACCCGGCCCTCGGACTTCGCCTGCCGCAGCGTGGCACCGGTGACGTTCTGCCGGCCCCAGATCATCGGCACGAACTCGACACCGGTGGGGCCGGGGACGTCGTCGTTCTGCGCGGCCCAGTCGTAGTACCAGCCGGCCCGGACGTCCTTGAGGGCCGCCGCCGAGCCGGTGAACTTCCAGACGCCGACGCCCTTCTTCGCCGAGATCGCGGCGGCCGGCACGGCGGCCTTCGCCGAGGGGGAAGCGGCGGTACGCCGCGGCGTGGCCGACGGGCTGACCCGCGGCGCCGCCGCGGCCGGGACCACCGGTGCCGGCACGACGGCCGCGACCGGGGGTGCCGCCGGGTCCTTCTGCGAGCTCAACGCGTAGACCGCCGCTCCACCCCCGCCGATCACGCTGACCGCGAGGGCGGTGACCAGCGCCTTCTGCGCGGCGCCCAGACCCACCTTGGCGGCGAGCTTGGTGGCGATCAACGGCTTCGCGAAGTGCGGCGCCGGCGCGATCAGGGCCATGCCGGCCAGCAGCCGCTCGGCCGCGACCAGGTCCTGCCAGGCGCCGGCGCACATCCGGCACTCCCGGGTGTGCCGGGCGATCCGCTTGCGCCACAGCGCGTTCGGCCGGCCGTCCCACGGCTCGATCACCACCGCCAGCTCCGGGCAGATGGGCTGCCGGTGCAGTGCCCGGACCACCGCCCGCGCCGTCTCCAGCTGGCCCTTCATCCGCTGGATCCGGACCGCGGCGTGCTGCCGGCCCAGCCCGGTGCCGTCGACGATCTCGTCGCGGGTCAGCTCGCCGGAGGCCTCCAGCCACCACAGCGAGAGCAGCTCCCGGTTGTCCTCGTCCATCCACCGGGTCGCCTCGGCGGTCTCCCGGCGCTGGCCGGAGAGCTCCAGCCGGGTGATCGCCAGGTCGGTGAAGTCGGCGCCGGGGTCGCGCAGGTCCGGGTCGAGCAGCGCGTCCGGGGCACTCTGCCGGTTGCGGAACCGGTCCCGCACCTGGCGCACCGTGATCGCCACCAGCCAGGACCGGAAAGCCTCCGGCTCGCGCAGCTCACCGAGGCTGCGCAAGACCCGGATCATGGTC
Protein-coding regions in this window:
- the fgd gene encoding glucose-6-phosphate dehydrogenase (coenzyme-F420); the encoded protein is MIRFGYKASAEQFAPADLLRYGILAEELGFDSVFVSDHLQPWRHDGGHAPAALPWLGALAARTERVLVGTSVLTPTFRYHPAVVAQAFATLGCLAPGRAILGVGSGESLNEVALGTQWPDGKERFARLKEAVLLIQKLWAEDRVTYEGQFYKTENVTIYDKPSTPVPIYIGASGPAATRLAGRIGDGFITTSGKGHALYTDTLLPAVTEGAEKGGKKIDDLDLMIEVKVSFDDDIDRARNDTHYWGALALSPEEKTGVEDPVEMQRLADALPVERTATRWIVSSDPAEHAAKVTEYLDMGFKHLVFHAPGPDQERFLRLYAAEILPRLRDRS
- a CDS encoding sigma-70 family RNA polymerase sigma factor, encoding MANQPDTATVVAARAGDPAAIDRLVAGYLPLVYTIVGRALEGHADVDDVVQETMIRVLRSLGELREPEAFRSWLVAITVRQVRDRFRNRQSAPDALLDPDLRDPGADFTDLAITRLELSGQRRETAEATRWMDEDNRELLSLWWLEASGELTRDEIVDGTGLGRQHAAVRIQRMKGQLETARAVVRALHRQPICPELAVVIEPWDGRPNALWRKRIARHTRECRMCAGAWQDLVAAERLLAGMALIAPAPHFAKPLIATKLAAKVGLGAAQKALVTALAVSVIGGGGAAVYALSSQKDPAAPPVAAVVPAPVVPAAAAPRVSPSATPRRTAASPSAKAAVPAAAISAKKGVGVWKFTGSAAALKDVRAGWYYDWAAQNDDVPGPTGVEFVPMIWGRQNVTGATLRQAKSEGRVLLGFNEPDMGGQANMSVEDALAAWPQLQATGMRLVSPAVAYGGDTAGGWLDRFMAGAEAKKLRVDAIALHWYGSDFSAAAVSQFLGYVDAVHQRYGKPIWITEFGLMNFSGSPKYPSDAQKVAFIEGATAGLQKRSYVERYAWFGLPAVGDSVDFGLYRDGHSPTEAGKAYRAAG